The Punica granatum isolate Tunisia-2019 chromosome 4, ASM765513v2, whole genome shotgun sequence genome has a window encoding:
- the LOC116203558 gene encoding probable polygalacturonase encodes MTMLRLLTSVLLLLSAAAAIGSRAEEVTCSGIVPMKYRRNTISITDFGGVGDGRTVNSNAFRKAIYSIQHLNRTGGTRLYIPPGVYLTESFNLTSHMTLFLAKGAVIKATRDTLNWPLIDPLPSYGRGRERPGGRYISFIHGDGLEDVIITGENGTIDGQGDIWWNMWRQRTLNFTRPNLVELMNSRDVIISNVVFQNSPFWNIHPVYCSNVVVRKVTIIAPLDSPNTDGVDPDSSSNVCIEDAYISVGDDLVAVKSGWDEYGISYGRPSSDITIRRITGSSPFAGIAVGSESSGGIENVVAENITLYKMGVGIHIKTNTGRGGIIKNITVSNVYIENARKGIKISGNVGDHPDDNYNPNALPVVKEITIKDVSGVKILQPGLMQGIKKSPFTGIYLSNINLEWVPGPRPSAPWTCIDVSGDSTKVSPSPCSELLT; translated from the exons GCTGCGGCTCCTGACCTCCGTTCTCCTGCTGCTATCAGCAGCGGCGGCTATCGGCTCACGGGCAGAGGAGGTCACGTGCTCCGGAATCGTGCCAATGAAGTACCGGAGGAATACCATCTCCATCACGGACTTCGGCGGCGTCGGTGACGGGCGGACAGTGAACTCGAATGCGTTCAGGAAGGCGATATATAGTATCCAGCACCTGAACAGGACCGGCGGCACGCGGCTCTACATTCCTCCGGGGGTGTACTTGACGGAGAGCTTCAACCTCACCAGCCACATGACGCTTTTCCTTGCCAAAGGCGCCGTCATCAAAGCCACTCGG GATACTTTGAATTGGCCCCTGATTGATCCATTGCCATCTTATGGAAGAGGGAGAGAGCGCCCTGGTGGAAGGTATATAAGCTTCATTCACGGGGATGGACTTGAAGATGTTATAATCACTG GCGAGAATGGAACGATTGATGGGCAAGGAGATATATGGTGGAACATGTGGAGACAGAGGACTCTCAACTTTACCCGACCCAACCTTGTGGAGCTGATGAATTCTAGAGATGTCATCATTTCGAACGTGGTTTTCCAGAATTCTCCTTTTTGGAATATTCATCCAGTTTATTGCAG CAACGTGGTTGTTCGGAAAGTCACAATAATAGCTCCGCTGGATTCTCCCAACACTGATGGAGTAGATCCAG ATTCAAGCTCCAATGTCTGCATAGAAGACGCCTACATCTCTGTCGGAGATGATCTTGTAGCCGTCAAGAGTGGGTGGGATGAATACGGGATCTCCTATGGCCGTCCGAGCTCAGACATCACAATCCGCCGCATCACAGGATCATCCCCCTTTGCTGGGATTGCAGTAGGGAGTGAATCCTCTGGTGGGATCGAGAATGTGGTTGCAGAAAATATCACTTTGTACAAGATGGGAGTCGGGATCCACATTAAGACGAACACTGGACGAGGAGGAATCATAAAAAACATTACTGTCTCGAATGTTTACATAGAGAATGCCAGGAAGGGGATAAAGATCTCGGGGAATGTTGGGGACCACCCTGATGATAACTATAACCCAAATGCCCTGCCTGTTGTGAAGGAAATCACGATAAAAGATGTTTCCGGTGTGAAAATTCTACAGCCGGGACTGATGCAGGGGATAAAGAAGTCACCATTCACGGGGATCTACCTGTCTAACATCAACCTTGAGTGGGTCCCTGGCCCAAGGCCGAGTGCTCCTTGGACCTGCATTGATGTTAGTGGGGATTCTACCAAGGTTAGTCCATCGCCCTGTTCCGAGTTGCTAACTTAA